A region of the Amycolatopsis sp. cg13 genome:
GCCAGCGCCGCCGCGTCGCCGGGCGTGTGCAGCAAGCCGGCGACACCGTCGGTGACCAGCTCTTCAAAGGCCCCGTGCGCGGGCGCGACCGTCGGCACTCCGGCGGCCATCGCCTCCACCACTACGAGACCGAACGCCTCCAGCCACGTCGACGGGACCACGACCGCCGCCGCGCGGGCGATCAACTCCTGGCACGAAGCCCGGTCCTGGAGCCCGACGTACGAAACGTTGTCCCGCCCAGCAGCCCAGGCCGCGATGTCGTCGGACAGCGGCCCGGTCCCGGCGATCAGCAACGGCAGTTTGCCGGAGTACTGCTCCCAAGCCGCTTTGAGCAGCGGGATGCCTTTCTCCTCGGTGAGCCGTCCCAGGAACAGGAGGTGCTCGCCTTCGCCGACGCGCCGCCGCCCCTCATCCGGGACGAAGTTGTGCTTCACGGTCATCCGCGACGCAGGCATTCCGGCGTCCACGAGAAGGCGGCGCTGAGCGTCGGAAATGCAGAAGAACCGGGTGACGCCAGTCCGCCAGCGATCGCGGTTGACCAGCAGGTTCACCGCCATCGGCACGGTCGCGGCCGCCGAATCGCGGTAGCAGCCGTGTCGGACGGCGGGGACCGGCAGGCCGCCGACGCAATCGGTGCAGATCCGGCCGTCGCGGTAGAGCGTGCCGGGCGGGCAGACGAGGCCGTAGTTGTGCAGCGTCGCGACCACCGGCACCCGCGCGTCGGCGCACGCGGCCAGCACCGACGGGGACAGCAGCGGGAAAGTGTTGTGGACGTGCACGACGTCCGGCCGCTCCCGCCGCAGCCGCGCCCGCAGCTCCGTCCGCGACGCGCGGTTCCACGGCACTTGCAGCGGCACCAATGCCTTGCGCGCCAACGGCATCGAGGCGATGTCGTCGCTGTGCCGCTCGAACCGTTGCACGTCGATCCCGGCCGAGGACAGCAGCGCTACCTCGGCGTCGACCACGTTGTTCTCGCCGCTCGGCTGTTCCGACCGATAGCGGTTGTGCACCACCAGAACCTTCACGCCAGCTTCTCCCTCGCTGGAGCCTCGCCCGCGGCCAGCAACGACGCGGCCACCGCCAGATGCAGCAGATACGGCGACGCGTCGCCGAGCCCGGCTTCGGTGTAGGACGCGGAAATCACGTAAGCGATCAGGAAAATCGCGCTCGCTCGCGCTATCGACGGCGGCCGCAGCACCGCGATCGCGACCAGCACCAGCAGCATCGCGGCGACGATCCCGATCCCGACGAGGCCCTCCTCGTGGTAGATCGCGAGCCAGCTGTTGTCGATCGGCAGGCCGTCGTAGGACTTGTCGGTGAGGCCGACGCCGAAGATGTACTCGAATCCGGTCCGCGGCGCGGACAGCAGCGCGTCCCACACCTTCGCGCGGCCGGTCAGGCTGGAGAAATCGTCCGTGCTCTGGCCGCGCAGGAACCACGCCTGCAGCAGGCCGCCGAGCACCACCGCGGCGAAGCCGGCCACGAGCACGATCCAGGCGAACACTTTGCGCGCCCGCGCGCTGACCAGCCCCATCGACAGCAGCGCGACGATCAGCCCGGCGACGAGCCCGAGGGTCGCGGTGCGGGTGTGCGTGAGCAGCAGCAGCCCGAGCGACGGCACGACGACGATCAACGCGCTCTTGGCGTCCGTCCGTTTGCCGAGCCACATCAGCACCGCGAGCCCGGCGATGACCGCCGCGTACTGGCCGACCTGCGGCGGCGTCAGCGGCCACACCGCGCCGGAAAGCCGGCCGCCGTAGATGTCCGGCATCGCCTTGCCCGGCGCGATCGCCAGGCCGAGCACGACCGACAGCAGCACCGCGCCGAACATCCGGATGTGCGCCCGCACGAACGCGAACGACCCGTCCCACCAGCCGCTGAGCAGCCAGAGCGTCGCGACGAACACCGTGAACCGGAAGCACCGGAACAGCGAGCCGTACCCGGATTCCAGGTGCATGCTGGCCACGATGCTCGTGAGCAGCAGGAAGCTCAGGAGCAGCAGGTACGCGCTCGGCCGGATCCGGATCCGCAGGTTCAGCATCAGCGCGAGCAGGAACGCGGTCATCAGCGCGCCCATGGTGACCAGCTGGATCACCGTGCGCGGCAACGGGATCACCGTCTGCGCGCCGGTCGAGCCGAGCGTGTTGAGGATGAGCAACGCCCACGCCGCGCTTACCGCTTTCGGCACCGATTTCGTTTCGGCGGGCAGCGTGGCGGTCAATTCGGCCATGTCAGCCCCCGTTCGGCTTGTAGCTCGAATTCGCGTCCTGGTGATACGGCGCGCTCTGCCATTCGCCGATGCCGACGATGTTGCTCATTTCCTTGGCGACGAACGTCCACGGCCCCGCGTACGCGTTGTCGTGCCAGGAATTGTCCTGCTGGAACGTGATCGCCTGCTGGATCACCGCGCCCTGGTACGGCGACCAGTTCGGGTAACTGCCGAAATTGGACAGCACGCCCATCCGGCCGCACACCTCCTCGCAGCCGAGCACCTTCGAGTTGAGGGTGAACTGGTTGTGCTGCACCACGACCCGCTGGGTCTTCCACCGGCAGTCGCTGTACAGCGGTTTCTGCGAGATCGCGGGCGCGGAACAGGTCGAGACGTTGGGCACGAGCTTCGTGCACGAGCCGCTGGACGTGTTGGCCGGGCTGTTGCAGAACCGGTCGGCGTTCTCCCACAGGATGATGCCGTTCCAGTTGTCCTGCAGCATGTTTCCGGAGATTTCGAGATTGCTCGTCCGGGCCTTCAGCCGCGGTTCGCCGCCGGACTCGGAAATGTAGATCGTCGCGGCCGGGAACGGATCGCCGCGGTCGGCGTGCGCGCGGCCGTCGAGCAGGTTGTTGCGGCGGATCGTGTTGTTGCGGATGATCGCG
Encoded here:
- a CDS encoding glycosyltransferase family 4 protein, producing the protein MKVLVVHNRYRSEQPSGENNVVDAEVALLSSAGIDVQRFERHSDDIASMPLARKALVPLQVPWNRASRTELRARLRRERPDVVHVHNTFPLLSPSVLAACADARVPVVATLHNYGLVCPPGTLYRDGRICTDCVGGLPVPAVRHGCYRDSAAATVPMAVNLLVNRDRWRTGVTRFFCISDAQRRLLVDAGMPASRMTVKHNFVPDEGRRRVGEGEHLLFLGRLTEEKGIPLLKAAWEQYSGKLPLLIAGTGPLSDDIAAWAAGRDNVSYVGLQDRASCQELIARAAAVVVPSTWLEAFGLVVVEAMAAGVPTVAPAHGAFEELVTDGVAGLLHTPGDAAALASALCEVADPELNQKMGEAARQRYDADFTPEVGLKRLLEGYEEAISAV
- a CDS encoding O-antigen ligase domain-containing protein — protein: MAELTATLPAETKSVPKAVSAAWALLILNTLGSTGAQTVIPLPRTVIQLVTMGALMTAFLLALMLNLRIRIRPSAYLLLLSFLLLTSIVASMHLESGYGSLFRCFRFTVFVATLWLLSGWWDGSFAFVRAHIRMFGAVLLSVVLGLAIAPGKAMPDIYGGRLSGAVWPLTPPQVGQYAAVIAGLAVLMWLGKRTDAKSALIVVVPSLGLLLLTHTRTATLGLVAGLIVALLSMGLVSARARKVFAWIVLVAGFAAVVLGGLLQAWFLRGQSTDDFSSLTGRAKVWDALLSAPRTGFEYIFGVGLTDKSYDGLPIDNSWLAIYHEEGLVGIGIVAAMLLVLVAIAVLRPPSIARASAIFLIAYVISASYTEAGLGDASPYLLHLAVAASLLAAGEAPAREKLA